A genomic window from Lentibacter algarum includes:
- a CDS encoding ATP-binding protein translates to MSDELARIAAALERMSPSPEAAPDFDAADAFVWHVEPDRLAPVPKVSRVDLSLLIGVERSRNTLLVNTRQFAKGLPANNALLWGARGMGKSSLVKAIHAQILTEGLPLKIVELQREDLPSVTRLLGQLRSSEARFVLFCDDLSFSHDDEHYKSLKAVLDGGIEGRPENVIFYATSNRRHLMPRDMIENERSSAINPGEAVEEKVSLSDRFGLWLGFHPCTQDEYLAMIHGYCAHFGIAYDEAELRAEAIEWQATRGARSGRVAWQYVTDLAGRKGVALA, encoded by the coding sequence ATGAGCGATGAGCTTGCCCGCATAGCGGCCGCACTTGAGCGGATGAGCCCGTCGCCAGAAGCCGCGCCTGATTTTGACGCGGCGGACGCTTTCGTTTGGCATGTAGAGCCCGATCGCCTCGCGCCTGTGCCCAAGGTGAGCCGTGTTGATCTCTCGCTGCTGATCGGAGTTGAGCGCTCGCGCAACACGTTGCTTGTAAACACGCGTCAGTTTGCCAAGGGCCTGCCCGCCAACAACGCTCTCCTTTGGGGCGCGCGTGGAATGGGCAAAAGCTCTTTGGTCAAGGCCATCCATGCGCAGATTTTGACAGAAGGTTTGCCGCTCAAGATTGTCGAGTTGCAGCGCGAAGACCTGCCCAGCGTGACGCGGCTTTTGGGGCAGCTGCGCAGCAGCGAGGCACGGTTTGTGCTCTTTTGCGACGATCTTTCGTTTAGCCATGATGATGAACACTACAAGTCACTCAAGGCTGTTTTGGATGGTGGGATCGAGGGTCGTCCCGAGAATGTGATTTTCTATGCGACATCAAACCGTCGCCATCTGATGCCGCGTGATATGATTGAAAACGAACGGTCCAGCGCGATCAATCCGGGCGAGGCAGTGGAAGAGAAAGTCTCACTGAGCGATCGGTTTGGTCTCTGGCTTGGGTTTCATCCCTGTACGCAAGACGAATACCTTGCGATGATTCATGGCTATTGTGCCCACTTTGGGATTGCCTATGACGAGGCCGAATTGCGCGCCGAAGCGATTGAGTGGCAAGCCACGCGCGGCGCGCGCTCAGGCCGTGTGGCTTGGCAATACGTTACTGATCTGGCAGGGCGTAAGGGCGTGGCTCTGGCGTAA
- a CDS encoding twin-arginine translocase subunit TatC, translating to MSQSDTPDEMDASSAPLIEHLAELRTRLIRSVLAFIVGIVLAFMVAEPILQFLLTPIEETLRNLGDPSPTLQYTSPQEYLFTLFRISMVFGFALAFPVIAFQMWRFVAPGLYKNEQGAFLPFIIASPLMFMLGASFAQFVVTPLAMQFFLGFADVSSIFANLLSRTVENLPEATAVVPETSEGVKITFFGKVNESLDITLKFIIAFGMCFQLPVLLTLMGKAGLVSAEGLGAVRKYAMVGILLLAALVTPPDVVTQLILFTVVYGLYEISILLVGRVEKKRDDKLREEGYFDDEEEFDDPLMREFDEDLAAEEEADDKADKS from the coding sequence ATGAGCCAGTCCGATACGCCCGATGAAATGGACGCCTCCAGCGCGCCGCTGATCGAGCATCTGGCCGAGCTGCGAACGCGGCTCATCCGCTCCGTTCTGGCATTTATTGTTGGGATTGTTCTGGCCTTTATGGTGGCTGAGCCGATCCTGCAGTTCTTGCTCACTCCGATTGAAGAGACGCTGCGCAATCTGGGCGACCCCTCGCCAACACTGCAGTACACTTCTCCGCAAGAATACCTTTTCACGCTGTTTCGTATTTCTATGGTGTTCGGCTTTGCGCTCGCCTTTCCTGTGATCGCGTTTCAGATGTGGCGCTTTGTGGCACCTGGCTTGTACAAGAACGAGCAGGGCGCCTTCCTTCCGTTCATCATCGCTTCGCCTTTGATGTTCATGCTTGGTGCATCCTTTGCACAGTTTGTTGTGACGCCGCTGGCGATGCAGTTCTTTCTTGGCTTTGCCGATGTGAGCTCGATTTTTGCCAACTTGCTGTCCCGCACTGTTGAAAATTTGCCGGAAGCGACGGCTGTTGTACCTGAAACAAGTGAAGGTGTGAAAATTACCTTCTTTGGTAAGGTCAACGAAAGCCTTGATATCACACTGAAATTCATCATTGCCTTTGGGATGTGCTTCCAGCTGCCTGTGCTTTTGACACTTATGGGCAAAGCGGGGCTTGTGAGTGCTGAGGGCCTTGGGGCTGTGCGCAAATATGCGATGGTGGGTATTCTGCTGCTGGCCGCTCTGGTGACGCCGCCTGATGTTGTGACCCAGCTTATTCTGTTTACCGTGGTCTATGGCCTTTACGAAATCTCGATCCTGCTTGTGGGCCGTGTTGAGAAAAAGCGCGACGACAAGCTGCGCGAAGAGGGCTATTTTGACGACGAGGAAGAGTTTGACGACCCGCTGATGCGCGAGTTTGACGAAGACTTGGCCGCAGAAGAAGAGGCGGACGACAAGGCAGACAAAAGCTGA
- the tatB gene encoding Sec-independent protein translocase protein TatB — MFDLGWTELLVVGIVALIVVGPKDLPVLFRKAGEFVGKMKGMAREFSTAMNNAADESGMRDTAKSLRDIADPKKMGLDGIKDAVKDAAKWDPESETGKLAAKRQAERDRMVEEANASAAETAKQVREAHAARQAAESAKAAPAQKAAPKKTTTAKKPAAKTAAAKKPAAKTAAAKTPASKAAPKTAAKPAAKSAAKTAAKKPAVKAKAKAKPAGDKA; from the coding sequence ATGTTTGATCTTGGCTGGACCGAGCTTCTGGTCGTTGGCATCGTCGCACTGATCGTCGTTGGACCCAAAGACTTGCCTGTTCTCTTTCGCAAAGCGGGGGAGTTCGTCGGTAAGATGAAGGGCATGGCGCGTGAGTTTTCCACCGCGATGAACAATGCTGCCGACGAAAGCGGTATGCGCGACACGGCCAAGAGCCTGCGCGATATTGCTGACCCCAAGAAGATGGGCCTCGACGGGATCAAGGATGCGGTGAAAGATGCCGCTAAGTGGGACCCTGAGAGCGAGACTGGCAAGCTTGCGGCCAAGCGCCAAGCCGAACGGGACCGCATGGTTGAAGAGGCCAACGCCTCAGCCGCCGAGACAGCCAAGCAGGTGCGCGAGGCTCATGCTGCGCGCCAAGCCGCTGAGAGTGCTAAAGCGGCTCCTGCTCAGAAAGCGGCGCCCAAAAAGACAACGACAGCAAAGAAGCCCGCAGCCAAGACGGCTGCTGCTAAAAAGCCGGCTGCAAAAACAGCTGCTGCCAAGACACCTGCCTCGAAAGCGGCTCCCAAGACGGCAGCGAAACCAGCGGCCAAGTCTGCTGCGAAGACGGCCGCAAAAAAGCCCGCTGTAAAGGCCAAAGCCAAAGCGAAGCCTGCTGGAGATAAAGCATGA
- a CDS encoding twin-arginine translocase TatA/TatE family subunit: MLNNIGLPGLLLIAVVVLVLFGRGKISSLMGEVGKGITAFKKGVKDGTEELEDQMAEEAKDVTPAEEKDKA; the protein is encoded by the coding sequence ATGCTCAACAATATCGGCCTGCCGGGCCTACTTCTCATCGCCGTTGTGGTACTCGTGCTGTTCGGGCGCGGTAAGATTTCTTCGCTCATGGGCGAAGTGGGCAAAGGCATTACAGCCTTCAAAAAAGGCGTCAAAGACGGCACAGAAGAGCTTGAAGACCAAATGGCTGAAGAGGCCAAGGACGTCACGCCTGCTGAAGAAAAAGACAAGGCGTAA
- a CDS encoding MFS transporter gives MTQTASPVNEPENHARAKRNVWILVFAQALLGSQMPMIFTIGGLAGQMLTTNLCFATLPISMIVLGSMIAATPLSWFMQAYGRRAGFLLGAAAGATGAAICAYGLYNASFAIYLFGSLITGIYMSAQGFYRFAAADTASDTFRPKAISYVMAGGLLAAIIGPQLGNYSSMAFGAIPFMGTYLTVMALNIVGSILFLFLDIPKPPVPAHDAPRGRSRLDLLKTPVVAVAIISAMVSYALMNLVMTSTPLAVVGCGVGGETEIPAWIEGVVPAGTMRDQFQFIAGYVVTAHVLAMYVPSFFTGHLIARHGAEKIVALGLLILAGAGAVALMGVDLEHFFVALILLGVGWNFGFIGATTMLAGSHAPHERGRVQGMNDLIVFGGVFMASLASGGLMNCSGTSAQAGWVSVNLAMAPFLMLAGGALIWLVLRPKD, from the coding sequence ATGACACAAACAGCTTCACCCGTTAACGAACCAGAGAACCACGCCCGCGCAAAGCGCAACGTGTGGATTCTGGTCTTTGCCCAAGCATTGCTTGGATCGCAAATGCCAATGATTTTCACAATTGGCGGCCTCGCAGGGCAGATGCTGACAACGAATCTATGCTTTGCCACCCTGCCAATCTCGATGATCGTCCTTGGCTCGATGATTGCAGCCACGCCCCTGAGCTGGTTTATGCAGGCCTACGGACGGCGCGCGGGCTTCCTGCTCGGTGCGGCAGCCGGCGCCACGGGCGCGGCAATCTGTGCCTACGGCCTCTATAACGCCTCTTTTGCGATTTATCTTTTCGGTAGCCTGATCACAGGCATCTATATGTCTGCTCAAGGGTTTTACCGCTTTGCCGCCGCCGATACCGCATCAGACACGTTTCGCCCCAAAGCAATCTCCTATGTCATGGCGGGCGGCCTGCTCGCGGCGATCATCGGCCCGCAGCTTGGCAATTATTCTTCCATGGCCTTTGGCGCGATCCCCTTCATGGGAACCTATCTGACCGTGATGGCCCTCAATATCGTCGGGTCGATTCTGTTCTTGTTCCTTGATATTCCAAAGCCCCCCGTCCCGGCCCATGACGCGCCGCGCGGACGCTCTCGGCTGGACTTGCTCAAAACACCTGTGGTCGCGGTCGCGATCATCTCGGCCATGGTCTCCTACGCGTTGATGAACCTTGTCATGACCTCAACACCTCTGGCCGTCGTCGGCTGTGGTGTTGGCGGCGAAACAGAGATCCCCGCTTGGATTGAAGGCGTTGTGCCCGCAGGAACCATGCGTGATCAGTTCCAGTTTATCGCAGGCTATGTTGTCACAGCCCATGTTCTGGCGATGTATGTACCGAGCTTCTTCACTGGTCACCTGATCGCACGCCATGGCGCGGAAAAGATCGTGGCACTTGGCCTGCTGATCCTCGCAGGTGCTGGCGCTGTGGCGCTTATGGGCGTTGATCTGGAACATTTCTTTGTGGCGCTCATCCTCTTGGGCGTCGGCTGGAACTTCGGTTTCATTGGCGCAACCACCATGCTGGCAGGCAGCCACGCGCCTCACGAAAGAGGACGCGTCCAAGGCATGAACGATCTGATCGTTTTTGGCGGGGTGTTTATGGCATCGCTGGCCTCGGGCGGGCTGATGAACTGCTCTGGCACATCGGCGCAAGCAGGTTGGGTCTCAGTCAATCTGGCGATGGCACCATTCTTGATGCTGGCAGGCGGTGCGCTGATCTGGCTGGTGTTGCGGCCGAAAGATTAG
- a CDS encoding squalene/phytoene synthase family protein — translation MSTQETDHIAACASIVHKGDPARFRAAMAAPLGLREKLLVLYAFNVEVARAPWVTAEAMIAEMRLQWWHDALGEIAAGGAVRRHEVVTPLSEYLTPEQALALQSLVEARRWDIYPDAFADEAALWTHLSNTTGALMRAALGLAGTETTPKLDEGLKAVALAGWLTAVPALIGQNRHPLPETSEGAIVRLASEGLAKLKTARKQPLPKLARRALLAGWQSEPLLKLALNEPQRVLNGTLELAPFRAQLRLARLAFTNRW, via the coding sequence ATGAGCACGCAAGAGACAGATCATATTGCCGCCTGCGCCAGCATTGTTCACAAGGGTGATCCCGCACGCTTCCGTGCTGCGATGGCTGCGCCGCTTGGTCTGCGCGAAAAGCTCTTGGTGCTCTATGCCTTCAATGTCGAAGTGGCGCGCGCACCATGGGTGACGGCTGAGGCGATGATTGCGGAGATGCGCCTGCAATGGTGGCATGACGCCTTGGGCGAGATCGCCGCAGGCGGGGCTGTGCGCCGCCACGAGGTTGTGACGCCGCTCTCAGAATACCTGACGCCCGAGCAGGCGCTTGCGCTTCAAAGCCTTGTCGAGGCGCGGCGGTGGGATATCTACCCGGATGCTTTCGCAGATGAGGCGGCGCTTTGGACCCATCTGAGTAACACCACAGGCGCTTTGATGCGCGCAGCCCTTGGGCTGGCGGGGACAGAAACCACGCCAAAGCTTGATGAAGGCCTCAAAGCTGTGGCGCTGGCGGGGTGGCTGACGGCTGTGCCAGCCCTGATTGGGCAAAACCGTCACCCGCTGCCTGAGACCTCGGAAGGCGCCATTGTCCGTCTCGCCTCTGAAGGGCTCGCAAAACTCAAAACCGCCCGCAAGCAGCCTCTGCCCAAGCTGGCGCGCCGCGCTCTTCTGGCCGGCTGGCAGTCAGAGCCTCTGCTCAAACTGGCCCTCAACGAACCACAGCGCGTGCTGAACGGAACGCTTGAGCTGGCCCCGTTCCGCGCTCAACTCCGCCTCGCACGGCTTGCGTTCACAAACCGCTGGTAG
- the cimA gene encoding citramalate synthase has product MTERLYIYDTTLRDGQQTQGVQFSTPEKHRIAAMLDELGVDYIEGGWPGANPTDSDFFNEAPKTRARFTAFGMTKRAGRSAENDDVLAEVMNAGTKHVCLVGKTHDFHVETALGIGLEENVENIRASIAYVVAQGREALFDAEHFFDGYKANPAYALTCLKAAHDAGARWGVLCDTNGGTLPHEVYQITKAVIDAGIAGDRIGIHTHNDTENAVACSLAAIDAGARQVQGTLNGLGERCGNANLTTLIPTLLLKEPYASQFETGVSLETLARLTTVSRKLDDILNRVPMRQAAYVGASAFAHKAGLHASAILKDPSTYEHIVPESVGNARIIPMSNQAGQSNLRKRLEDAGIKVKKDDPALGLILDQIKAREAEGYTYDSAQASFELLARRALGQMPEFFEVKRYRVSIERRKNKYNQTVSLSEAVVVLKVDGEKRLSVSESMDETGSDRGPVNALAKALAKDLGRYGEVIADMRLVDFKVRITQGGTEAVTRVIIDSEDAEGRRWSTVGVSANIVDASFDALLDAINWKLLQST; this is encoded by the coding sequence ATGACTGAGCGCCTCTACATCTACGACACAACGCTGCGTGACGGCCAGCAGACCCAAGGCGTGCAATTCTCCACGCCCGAGAAGCACCGCATAGCTGCGATGCTGGATGAGCTGGGGGTGGATTATATTGAAGGTGGCTGGCCCGGGGCAAACCCGACGGACAGTGACTTCTTCAACGAAGCGCCCAAGACGCGGGCGCGCTTCACCGCCTTTGGCATGACCAAGCGGGCAGGGCGCTCTGCCGAGAACGACGATGTGCTCGCTGAGGTCATGAACGCGGGCACAAAGCATGTTTGCCTTGTGGGCAAGACCCATGACTTTCATGTGGAGACGGCTCTTGGCATTGGCCTTGAGGAGAATGTCGAGAACATCCGTGCCTCTATTGCTTATGTTGTGGCCCAAGGCCGTGAGGCCTTGTTTGATGCCGAACACTTCTTTGACGGCTATAAGGCCAATCCTGCCTATGCGCTCACCTGCCTGAAGGCCGCACATGACGCTGGCGCACGCTGGGGGGTGCTTTGTGACACCAACGGCGGCACGCTGCCCCATGAGGTCTATCAGATCACCAAGGCGGTAATTGATGCGGGGATCGCGGGCGACAGGATCGGTATTCACACCCACAACGATACAGAAAATGCGGTGGCCTGCTCTTTGGCCGCGATCGACGCGGGTGCGCGGCAGGTGCAGGGGACACTCAACGGCCTCGGCGAGCGCTGTGGCAATGCGAACCTCACCACGCTCATTCCGACGCTCTTGCTCAAGGAGCCTTATGCGAGCCAGTTTGAGACAGGTGTGAGCCTTGAGACGCTGGCGAGGCTGACCACAGTGAGCCGTAAGCTTGACGATATTCTGAACCGTGTCCCGATGCGCCAAGCGGCCTATGTCGGGGCGAGCGCTTTTGCCCATAAAGCGGGGCTGCATGCCAGCGCCATTTTGAAAGATCCGAGCACCTATGAGCACATTGTGCCTGAGAGTGTAGGCAACGCGCGCATCATTCCGATGTCCAATCAGGCGGGCCAAAGCAACTTGAGAAAGCGTCTGGAAGATGCTGGTATCAAAGTCAAAAAAGACGATCCAGCGCTGGGGCTGATCCTTGATCAGATCAAGGCGCGAGAAGCTGAGGGCTATACCTATGACAGCGCTCAGGCGAGTTTTGAGCTTTTGGCGCGGCGCGCGCTGGGGCAAATGCCCGAGTTCTTTGAAGTGAAGCGCTACCGCGTGAGCATCGAGCGGCGCAAGAACAAGTACAACCAGACAGTCTCGCTTTCAGAGGCGGTTGTTGTGCTCAAGGTTGATGGCGAAAAGCGCCTTTCAGTGAGCGAAAGCATGGATGAAACAGGCTCTGACCGTGGGCCAGTCAATGCGCTCGCCAAAGCGCTGGCGAAGGACTTGGGCCGTTACGGTGAAGTGATCGCTGATATGCGGCTTGTCGACTTTAAGGTGCGCATCACCCAAGGCGGTACGGAGGCCGTGACGCGCGTGATTATCGACAGTGAAGACGCAGAGGGGCGGCGCTGGAGCACGGTGGGCGTTTCGGCCAATATTGTCGATGCGAGCTTTGATGCGCTTCTCGATGCGATCAACTGGAAGCTGTTGCAGAGCACATGA
- the cysS gene encoding cysteine--tRNA ligase produces MTEIKLYNTKSRKKEAFEPIRAEDVRMYVCGPTVYDRAHIGNARPVIVFDMLYRLLRHVYGAEHVTYVRNFTDVDDKINAKAADTGRTIGEITEETIGWYLEDMAAVGALEPNAMPRATGYIAEMIAMIEALIEKGHAYAAEGHALFRVRSYENYGALSGRDVDDMIAGARVEVAPYKEDPMDFVLWKPSSEDQPGWESPWGRGRPGWHIECSAMAKALLGDTFDIHGGGLDLQFPHHEDEIAQSCCANDTSEMAKVWMHNEMLQVEGKKMSKSLGNFFTVRDLLAQGVPGEVIRFVFLSTHYRKPMDWTEKKREEAEATLRKWRGMIQGVETGDVSNALLASLADDLNTAGAIAELHRLATAGEVGALKASAEMIGLLNDDMGAWAKGQDMSAYEAMLFEARQTAMQTKDFSDVDRLKAAFVEAGLEVRMSKEGVELVPSAGFDLSKLEELT; encoded by the coding sequence ATGACCGAGATCAAGCTATACAACACGAAGTCGCGCAAGAAGGAGGCTTTTGAGCCGATCCGCGCGGAGGATGTGCGCATGTATGTCTGTGGGCCAACAGTCTATGACCGTGCCCATATCGGCAATGCGCGTCCTGTGATTGTGTTTGATATGCTTTATCGGCTTCTGCGCCATGTCTATGGGGCCGAGCACGTGACCTATGTGCGCAATTTCACGGATGTGGACGACAAGATCAACGCGAAGGCCGCAGATACAGGCCGCACGATTGGCGAGATCACCGAAGAGACGATTGGCTGGTATCTTGAAGATATGGCCGCTGTCGGCGCGCTGGAGCCAAATGCCATGCCCCGCGCGACGGGGTATATTGCCGAGATGATCGCGATGATCGAGGCGCTGATTGAAAAGGGCCATGCCTATGCCGCCGAGGGCCATGCGCTGTTTCGGGTGCGCTCTTATGAGAACTATGGCGCTCTGTCGGGGCGGGATGTGGACGATATGATCGCGGGGGCGCGTGTGGAAGTGGCACCTTACAAGGAAGACCCGATGGACTTCGTTCTGTGGAAGCCTTCAAGCGAGGATCAACCTGGGTGGGAGTCGCCTTGGGGCCGTGGGCGTCCAGGCTGGCATATTGAATGCTCCGCGATGGCCAAGGCACTGCTCGGCGATACGTTTGATATCCACGGCGGCGGGCTGGACTTGCAGTTTCCGCACCACGAAGACGAGATTGCCCAGAGCTGCTGTGCCAATGACACCAGCGAGATGGCGAAAGTCTGGATGCACAACGAGATGTTGCAGGTCGAGGGCAAGAAGATGTCCAAGAGCTTGGGGAACTTCTTTACCGTGCGGGACTTGCTTGCGCAGGGTGTTCCGGGGGAAGTGATCAGGTTTGTGTTTCTCTCCACGCATTATCGTAAGCCGATGGACTGGACGGAGAAGAAGCGGGAAGAGGCCGAGGCGACTTTGCGCAAGTGGCGCGGGATGATACAGGGCGTGGAAACAGGCGATGTATCTAACGCTTTGCTGGCTTCGTTGGCTGATGATCTAAATACCGCTGGCGCAATTGCCGAGCTGCACAGGCTGGCCACAGCAGGAGAGGTGGGCGCACTCAAGGCGTCTGCAGAGATGATTGGGCTTTTGAACGACGATATGGGCGCTTGGGCGAAGGGACAGGACATGTCAGCCTATGAGGCCATGCTTTTTGAGGCACGCCAAACTGCTATGCAAACCAAAGACTTCTCTGATGTCGATCGCTTGAAGGCTGCTTTCGTTGAAGCTGGCCTTGAAGTGCGGATGAGCAAAGAAGGTGTTGAGCTTGTTCCAAGCGCTGGGTTTGATCTGTCCAAACTGGAGGAGCTGACATGA
- a CDS encoding pyridoxal phosphate-dependent aminotransferase, translating into MRLSNTITTITGGGSDGWDLFIKARKMISEGHDITELTIGEHDIKTDTRILEAMHTAALGGATGYAMVPGIDDLRNTVATRLAARTGVPTTLDNVLITAGGQAALFAAFRAALDEGDTALYINPYYATYPGTIRSVGGVPKAVTAEADNGFLPTFEALDAAAAGAKALLINSPNNPTGAVYGRDTLEAIAAVAIKHDLIVISDEVYDTQVWEGEHISIRSLEGMNERTFVVGSMSKSHAMTGSRVGWLVGPDEAMSHVLNLLTNTNYGVAGFTQRAALFALGLGEAFEDEIGAPFQRRRALAQKALEGQNAIRLSQPSGAMYLMLDIRATGLSGDDFADKLLMERHIAVMPGESFGDAAAGHVRIAMTIPDAPFEAAIKEIAAFAANLA; encoded by the coding sequence ATGCGCTTGTCCAACACCATCACAACCATCACAGGCGGCGGCTCAGACGGCTGGGACCTCTTCATCAAAGCCCGCAAGATGATCTCTGAGGGCCATGATATCACCGAGCTGACCATTGGCGAGCATGACATCAAGACAGACACACGCATCCTTGAGGCGATGCACACCGCCGCATTGGGCGGTGCCACAGGCTATGCCATGGTTCCGGGCATTGATGATCTGCGCAACACCGTGGCCACGCGGCTCGCTGCGCGCACAGGCGTCCCGACAACCCTCGACAATGTGCTGATCACAGCGGGCGGGCAAGCCGCGCTCTTCGCCGCCTTCCGTGCAGCTCTCGATGAAGGCGACACAGCGCTCTACATCAACCCCTATTATGCCACCTACCCAGGCACGATCCGCTCCGTCGGCGGTGTGCCAAAGGCGGTCACAGCCGAAGCAGACAACGGCTTCCTACCCACGTTCGAAGCGCTCGATGCTGCCGCCGCAGGTGCCAAAGCCCTGCTCATCAATTCGCCCAACAACCCCACAGGCGCAGTCTATGGGCGTGACACGCTTGAAGCCATCGCCGCCGTAGCCATTAAGCACGACCTCATCGTAATTTCCGACGAAGTCTATGACACGCAGGTCTGGGAGGGCGAGCATATCTCGATCCGCTCCCTTGAGGGCATGAACGAGCGCACCTTTGTGGTCGGTTCCATGTCCAAAAGCCACGCTATGACTGGCTCCCGTGTTGGTTGGCTCGTCGGGCCAGACGAGGCCATGAGCCATGTGCTCAACCTTTTGACAAATACAAACTACGGCGTCGCAGGCTTCACACAGCGTGCCGCTCTCTTCGCACTCGGCCTCGGCGAGGCCTTTGAAGACGAGATCGGCGCCCCCTTCCAACGCCGCCGCGCCCTTGCGCAAAAGGCGCTTGAGGGCCAGAATGCGATCCGCCTCTCCCAACCCTCGGGTGCGATGTATCTCATGCTCGATATTCGCGCGACGGGCCTTTCAGGCGATGACTTCGCAGACAAGCTTTTGATGGAGCGTCACATCGCAGTGATGCCAGGTGAAAGCTTTGGGGACGCCGCCGCAGGCCATGTACGTATCGCCATGACAATCCCCGATGCGCCCTTTGAAGCAGCGATCAAAGAGATCGCTGCGTTTGCGGCGAACCTCGCTTAA
- a CDS encoding trimethylamine methyltransferase family protein, whose translation MTDQTPIKTSARSGGRNARRAARAAPLDAATRPIRAGMEGGRYKPLTDADVLKIHEAALEALETIGLCDAPPSGVEILTGAGAILGDDGRIRFPRALVEDMLAKAATSITLFGREPAHDLLLEGARVHYGTAGAAVNMVEPDGRTYRHSTVQDLHDAARIAHELDNVHFIQRPMVCRDITDNREMDLNTIYACCAGSTKHIGTSFTEPSFVPDALEMLHMIAGGESNWRARPFLSNSNCFVVPPMKFATEACEVMEACIRGGMPVLLLSAGMAGATAPSTIAGAIVQATAECLAGIVYVNAIAPGHPAIFGTWPFGLDLRTGAMTVGSGEQALLSAGCAQMHKFYGLPGGAAGGASDSKLPDMQAGWEQMCSNVMTGLAGCNMVYEAAGMHASLLGFCHESLILADDLIGQAQRCVRGIEVDDATLALDQMREVCLGGPGHYLGTDGTLSRMQTDHVYPTLGDRTSPKEWVEKDKPDLVEKATARKHDILSRRAPSAFDPATDAAIRARFNIHLTV comes from the coding sequence ATGACCGACCAAACACCCATCAAAACATCCGCACGTTCTGGAGGCCGCAATGCCCGTCGCGCGGCCCGCGCAGCACCCCTCGATGCCGCCACCCGCCCGATCCGCGCAGGCATGGAAGGCGGGCGCTACAAGCCCCTGACGGATGCCGATGTGCTCAAAATCCACGAGGCCGCTCTCGAAGCGCTCGAAACAATCGGCCTCTGCGATGCGCCGCCCTCTGGTGTCGAAATTCTGACAGGCGCAGGCGCAATCCTCGGCGACGACGGGCGCATCCGCTTCCCCCGCGCGCTGGTGGAAGACATGCTCGCCAAAGCCGCGACCTCCATCACACTCTTTGGCCGCGAGCCAGCCCATGACCTGCTGCTTGAGGGGGCCCGCGTCCACTACGGCACGGCAGGCGCTGCGGTGAATATGGTCGAACCTGACGGGCGCACTTACCGCCACAGCACCGTGCAAGATCTGCATGACGCGGCCCGTATCGCCCATGAACTCGACAATGTGCATTTCATCCAGCGTCCGATGGTATGCCGCGACATCACCGACAACCGTGAGATGGATCTGAACACCATCTACGCTTGCTGCGCTGGCTCGACAAAACACATCGGAACCTCCTTCACAGAGCCGTCCTTTGTCCCCGATGCACTAGAAATGCTGCACATGATCGCAGGCGGCGAAAGCAACTGGCGCGCGCGCCCCTTCCTGAGCAATTCGAACTGCTTCGTTGTCCCGCCCATGAAATTCGCAACCGAAGCCTGTGAGGTCATGGAAGCCTGCATCCGCGGCGGCATGCCCGTGCTTCTTCTGTCTGCGGGTATGGCGGGCGCGACAGCGCCAAGCACCATCGCTGGCGCGATTGTTCAAGCCACAGCCGAGTGCCTCGCTGGCATCGTCTACGTCAACGCCATCGCCCCCGGCCATCCAGCCATTTTCGGCACATGGCCCTTCGGTCTTGATCTGCGCACAGGCGCTATGACCGTCGGATCAGGCGAACAGGCGCTTTTGTCTGCAGGCTGCGCCCAGATGCACAAGTTCTACGGCCTCCCCGGCGGGGCTGCTGGCGGCGCCTCAGATAGCAAACTCCCTGATATGCAAGCCGGCTGGGAGCAAATGTGTTCCAACGTCATGACAGGTCTGGCAGGCTGCAATATGGTCTATGAGGCCGCAGGCATGCACGCCTCCCTCCTTGGCTTCTGCCACGAAAGCCTCATCCTCGCGGATGATCTTATCGGTCAAGCCCAGCGCTGCGTGCGCGGTATCGAGGTCGATGACGCCACTCTCGCCCTCGATCAAATGCGCGAAGTCTGTCTCGGTGGCCCGGGCCACTACCTCGGCACAGACGGCACGCTCTCGCGGATGCAAACTGACCATGTTTACCCTACTTTGGGCGACAGAACCTCACCCAAGGAATGGGTTGAAAAGGACAAACCTGATCTGGTTGAAAAAGCCACCGCGCGCAAACACGACATCCTCTCGCGTCGCGCGCCCTCGGCCTTTGACCCAGCCACAGACGCCGCAATCCGCGCCCGATTCAACATCCACTTAACCGTCTAA